One window from the genome of Cryptomeria japonica chromosome 6, Sugi_1.0, whole genome shotgun sequence encodes:
- the LOC131077548 gene encoding probable strigolactone esterase DAD2: MGVLSGSGLLNALNVRVVGSGRRILVLSHGFGTDQSAWQRILPYFHRDFKIVLFDLICAGSVNPDYYDFDRYSCMDAYAEDLITILDELNVESCVFVGHSISAMIGCKASIKRPSLFTKLVLFGASPSYMNDNEYQGGFERKDIDKVFDAMKSNYKDWVKGFAPLLVGADVPAAVREFSRTLFNMRPDIALHVCEIVFNNDMRDILKHVKVPCCVVQTSKDMAVPLSVATYVQRNLGGRSSLEILDTEGHLPHLSQPAKIIQLLRRILYQ; this comes from the exons ATGGGTGTGTTATCAGGTTCAGGACTGTTGAATGCACTGAATGTGAGAGTTGTAGGATCTGGGAGGAGAATTCTTGTTCTGTCTCATGGATTTGGCACTGATCAGTCTGCATGGCAAAGAATTCTGCCTTATTTTCATAGAGAttttaagatagttttgtttgatttaATATGTGCTGGGAGTGTGAACCCTGACTACTATGATTTCGACAGATATAGCTGTATGGATGCCTATGCAGAAGACCTTATAACTATTCTGGATGAACTCAATGTGGAGAGCTGTGTGTTTGTAGGCCACTCTATTTCTGCCATGATAGGCTGCAAGGCTTCTATCAAGAGGCCTTCTTTGTTCACCAAGTTGGTACTTTTTGGAGCCTCCCCAAG TTATATGAATGATAATGAATACCAGGGCGGGTTTGAAAGAAAAGACATAGACAAAGTATTTGATGCCATGAAATCCAATTACAAAGACTGGGTGAAAGGGTTTGCCCCACTCCTGGTTGGAGCAGATGTGCCTGCTGCAGTCAGAGAATTCAGCAGAACCCTTTTCAACATGAGGCCTGATATTGCTCTCCATGTTTGCGAGATTGTGTTTAATAATGACATGAGAGACATTCTCAAGCATGTTAAGGTCCCCTGCTGTGTTGTTCAGACCAGCAAAGACATGGCAGTTCCTCTTTCTGTTGCAACTTATGTCCAGAGAAATCTGGGTGGCAGAAGTTCTCTTGAAATTCTTGACACAGAGGGCCATCTGCCCCATCTCAGCCAGCCAGCCAAGATTATTCAGCTTCTCAGGCGCATACTGTACCAGTAA